From Watersipora subatra chromosome 2, tzWatSuba1.1, whole genome shotgun sequence, one genomic window encodes:
- the LOC137387010 gene encoding uncharacterized protein isoform X1: MKYLRRLKELVKSVQKNNLPSAAPSVALTLPTPNETASTLGAAVASPPASMPATPRPVVTTPRPVVTTPRPAVSTPSSAVSAISGSPAAEPIASASATAEATVSTPSSSPLFMRELNVPQFTGRETRKMVVQAIGEANWSHSHSRPNYDSVVLKVLRQFPDKSDIFKDASYTEDKDCYKVFKRQLSCSVRNKRSYYAKKQKLDQEPAASVTGDIVVRAEALVVSPSKEKRNLRVQNLDTIPQSAVKEMLRPSLSIRKEAFKNMKDGWSGMVVEWPIYGQEAFLIPELELLLNRDLDLDALGKRAEDLFMAACPKETNPNDSGFEKLVIVIGKRLGDKKMLAETPEHKVSHSLPHLKFGKLCVDGEKLSVSEDPLVLLKLLAVFYIGDIEFGDAKKFGQLLEFTFLGSSTVRKGSKYLSVDKFMEKMKRESRADDE, from the exons ATGAAATACCTACGAAGACTCAAAGAGCTTGTCAAAAGTGTtcaaaag aataacttaccaagtgctGCCCCCTCTGTTGCGCTTACACTACCAACACCTAATGAAACTGCTTCAACACTCGGCGCTGCGGTCGCATCACCACCTGCTTCCATGCCGGCCACACCTAGACCTGTGGTTACCACACCTAGACCTGTGGTTACCACACCTAGACCTGCGGTTTCAACACCTTCCTCTGCTGTTTCCGCTATTTCAGGATCACCTGCCGCCGAACCTATTGCTTCAGCCTCTGCCACTGCTGAGGCGACTGTTTCAACACCCTCTAGCTCTCCATTGTTTATGCGA gAGCTCAATGTACCTCAATTTACTGGACGAGAGACCAGGAAAATGGTTGTACAGGCGATTGGGGAAGCTAATTGGTCCCATAGTCACAGCAGACCCAACTACGATAGTGTGGTACTAAAAGTCCTGAGGCAATTTCCAGATAAGAGTGACATCTTCAAAGACGCTAGCTATACCGAAGATAAGGATTGCTAC AAGGTTTTCAAAAGACAGTTATCTTGCAGCGTAAGAAACAAAAGAAGCTACTATgcgaaaaaacaaaaactcgaTCAAGAACCTGCTGCTTCGGTCACCGG GGATATAGTGGTGAGGGCAGAGGCACTAGTGGTTTCTCCGAGCAAGGAAAAGAGGAATTTGCGGGTTCAAAATCTTGACACAATTCCACAG AGTGCGGTAAAGGAGATGCTTCGTCCATCATTGTCTATTAGGAAAGAGGCTTTTAAGAACATGAAAGATGGTTGGAGTGGCATGGTTGTTGAGTGGCCAATTTATGGACAGGAGGCTTTT CTTATACCTGAGCTTGAGCTCCTTCTGAATCGGGACTTGGATTTGGACGCGTTGGGAAAGCGAGCAGAGGATTTGTTCATGGCTGCATGTCCAAAAGAGACTAATC CGAATGATTCTGGATTTGAGAAACTGGTGATCGTGATTGGAAAGCGCCTTGGAGACAAAAAGATGCTGGCCGAAACACCCGAACACAAA GTAAGCCATTCTCTTCCCCACCTCAAATTTGGGAAACTCTGTGTGGATGGGGAAAAGTTAAGCGTTAGTGAGGACCCTCTCGTCCTGCTAAAACTTCTGGCAGTATTTTACATTGGGGACATCGAGTTTGGCGACGCCAAGAAGTTTGGCCAGCTGCTGGAGTTTACCTTCTTGGGCTCCAGCACCGTGAGAAAGGGAAGCAAGTATTTGTCTGTCGAcaaatttatggaaaaaatgaaGCGG GAAAGCCGAGCCGACGATGAGTAG
- the LOC137387010 gene encoding uncharacterized protein isoform X2 — MKYLRRLKELVKSVQKNNLPSAAPSVALTLPTPNETASTLGAAVASPPASMPATPRPVVTTPRPVVTTPRPAVSTPSSAVSAISGSPAAEPIASASATAEATVSTPSSSPLFMRKVFKRQLSCSVRNKRSYYAKKQKLDQEPAASVTGDIVVRAEALVVSPSKEKRNLRVQNLDTIPQSAVKEMLRPSLSIRKEAFKNMKDGWSGMVVEWPIYGQEAFLIPELELLLNRDLDLDALGKRAEDLFMAACPKETNPNDSGFEKLVIVIGKRLGDKKMLAETPEHKVSHSLPHLKFGKLCVDGEKLSVSEDPLVLLKLLAVFYIGDIEFGDAKKFGQLLEFTFLGSSTVRKGSKYLSVDKFMEKMKRESRADDE; from the exons ATGAAATACCTACGAAGACTCAAAGAGCTTGTCAAAAGTGTtcaaaag aataacttaccaagtgctGCCCCCTCTGTTGCGCTTACACTACCAACACCTAATGAAACTGCTTCAACACTCGGCGCTGCGGTCGCATCACCACCTGCTTCCATGCCGGCCACACCTAGACCTGTGGTTACCACACCTAGACCTGTGGTTACCACACCTAGACCTGCGGTTTCAACACCTTCCTCTGCTGTTTCCGCTATTTCAGGATCACCTGCCGCCGAACCTATTGCTTCAGCCTCTGCCACTGCTGAGGCGACTGTTTCAACACCCTCTAGCTCTCCATTGTTTATGCGA AAGGTTTTCAAAAGACAGTTATCTTGCAGCGTAAGAAACAAAAGAAGCTACTATgcgaaaaaacaaaaactcgaTCAAGAACCTGCTGCTTCGGTCACCGG GGATATAGTGGTGAGGGCAGAGGCACTAGTGGTTTCTCCGAGCAAGGAAAAGAGGAATTTGCGGGTTCAAAATCTTGACACAATTCCACAG AGTGCGGTAAAGGAGATGCTTCGTCCATCATTGTCTATTAGGAAAGAGGCTTTTAAGAACATGAAAGATGGTTGGAGTGGCATGGTTGTTGAGTGGCCAATTTATGGACAGGAGGCTTTT CTTATACCTGAGCTTGAGCTCCTTCTGAATCGGGACTTGGATTTGGACGCGTTGGGAAAGCGAGCAGAGGATTTGTTCATGGCTGCATGTCCAAAAGAGACTAATC CGAATGATTCTGGATTTGAGAAACTGGTGATCGTGATTGGAAAGCGCCTTGGAGACAAAAAGATGCTGGCCGAAACACCCGAACACAAA GTAAGCCATTCTCTTCCCCACCTCAAATTTGGGAAACTCTGTGTGGATGGGGAAAAGTTAAGCGTTAGTGAGGACCCTCTCGTCCTGCTAAAACTTCTGGCAGTATTTTACATTGGGGACATCGAGTTTGGCGACGCCAAGAAGTTTGGCCAGCTGCTGGAGTTTACCTTCTTGGGCTCCAGCACCGTGAGAAAGGGAAGCAAGTATTTGTCTGTCGAcaaatttatggaaaaaatgaaGCGG GAAAGCCGAGCCGACGATGAGTAG
- the LOC137387071 gene encoding uncharacterized protein, whose translation MLYSCSICGFSHNSNKVFTLHVIRVHKHDPRFRITCFCGMSYGSYLSYRRHVRRKHKDTETHIESMPLEPVVEPVLDPDPQSPHHRNNEQTVRPPSLEKNCAKFMLSLATSNIPNVHIEKIGSTVTELLNEQKRLLTDTVQKEHGIDVGGLFPCHGFTRLATQHTRMRYFKEKFNLIESTPIRYNNTARRPFYYVSVLSTLQIMLDSPEIRNVVQFPIFSPDGAIKDCIDADYAQNSDFFADGQKIMVAAYYDDIEVWMVRNEKRKMKFVAPITLLVSSTNLRRLIKEAALQSCIEENMRLIMRRD comes from the exons ATGCTTTATAGCTGTTCCATATGTGGATTTTCTCACAATTCAAATAAAGTCTTCACTCTCCATGTCATCCGAGTTCATAAACATGATCCAAGGTTTCGGATAACATGTTTCTGCGGCATGAGTTACGGAAG ctatcTCAGTTATAGAAGGCACGTTCGTAGGAAACACAAGGACACTGAAACTCATATTGAATCAATGCCTTTAGAACCAGTTGTAGAGCCAGTTTTAGACCCAGATCCGCAATCTCCTCATCATCGTAACA ATGAGCAAACTGTTAGACCTCCTTCACTGGAGAAGAACTGTGCCAAATTTATGCTAAGTCTTGCAACAAGTAATATTCCCAATGTACACATTGAAAAGATTGGTTCCACTGTCACTGAGCTGTTGAATGAACAGAAACGATTGTTAACGGATACAGTGCAAAAAGAACATGGAATAGATGTTGGCGGTTTATTCCCCTGTCATGgattcacgcgtctagccactCAACACACTAGAATGCGATACTTTAAAGAGAAGTTCAACCTAATT GAATCGACTCCAATTCGCTACAACAACACCGCTAGAAGACCATTTTACTATGTATCCGTACTATCAACTCTCCAG ATAATGTTAGATAGTCCAGAAATCCGGAATGTAGTACAGTTTCCAATATTCTCTCCAGATGGGGCAATCAAAGACTGCATAGATGCTGATTATGCACAGAATTCTGACTTTTTTGCTGACGGGCAAAAGATAATGGTAGCAGCCTATTATGATGATATTGAAGTG TGGATGGTGAGGAATGAAAAGCGAAAAATGAAATTTGTCGCACCCATCACTTTGCTCGTTTCCTCAACGAATCTCCGTAGACTCATCAAGGAAGCTGCTCTACAATCTTGCATCGAAGAGAATATGAGGCTCATTATGAGGCGGGATTAA